The region TGTTCACGCTTTCAAATTCAACATGGATCATTCATGGATGAGTCAAAATGGCACCGCTCAGATGACTGCCCCGGTAACACCCGATTACTTTTCTCTCCAGCCTCTGCCCGTAGTCGCATGCAGGAACAGAAGATGAAGGAAGATGCGGAATCCCGAAAGGAGCACCATTAAGAATCTACTGATCTGTCCCCCGCGCTCTTGGTCACAATGTGAACTCTCGTTTTTTAgtgtgtttttagtttttatttaacatttctTTAAGGAATAATTTGTGAATATCAGGCTGGGGGATAaccaaatgacaatttttgtttgtttgtttgttgacagTTAGAATATGTGCcgcttttatttgtatttgaaatatCACTCGAAACATTACTAAGACACAGTGCTAACTTGTCTTTCGAACAACCTTTTTTGGCAAGATGTCGATTTTCCACaatgttattttgaaatggTTCAATCATGGTGCAACATTGTTAAATCAggatacagtggatataaaaaaagTATGTGCATATTCAGATGTCAGGTTTttgtaatataaaaaaataacaagaagaaaatcagggaaaaaaaatcaaaattttttaCACATTTCTGCGGCATATAACCTTTCCaattcaattagaatttttcacatttaaacaCTCAACTGGGATTAGCACAAAACTGCCACTGTTTCAACTTTAAATAGTAGAGTTTCAATCCAAGTACCGTGGGTACTTTCTATCTGTGTGTCTATTTAGATGAGGTTTCAGTAACACGATAAACGCACAGATTTTTGCGTTTGAGTCTTTTTCTTATTGAGAATTCGCAGAGCTCAGTGattatttttgtggggggtATTAGggcacaaatacaaaacatcaGGTTTGCTCATCATCCACACGTCTGCATTTTAATTGTCTTTTGAGGATGGAAGGACCTCTTGGGTCTATTTGAAAAATATAGCTATAAAAAAATAGTGTTGGGTGACTGAGCATCCAAGTTGTTTTTTGCTAGTTTTTGCAAGATGCTATAAATCCGACCGTTGTTTACCATTATTTATCAGAGATTTAAAGTAAAACGTAGCTTTTATTTTTCGCTTTTATTAAGCAACTTCTTGAAATGGTTCTAAATATTCCCTTTAAAGTCGTTATTTGTTTCAGGGTGCTTGCACCACTTTTCACCCTTTATTTCCTTGAGCTCATCCTTGCCCTTCAGTTGTATCTAGCACATCACAAAGTAAAGTACTTGATATTGTTTGCTGTCGAACAGCTGTGCCATACCACGGCCAGATTTACGTGTTTATATTTCacgacaaacaaataaaacacaaccgCTTGGGAAAAGGAAACGGAAATTGGTATCTCTAAATGAAAACTTGCTTGACTCACACGCAAGAAGCATCAATACAGGTTTTCGTTTTAGGCAGTCTAGAGCTCCCCCTACTGGTATAACGCATGAAGCCCAGCTGAATGAGTAGAATAATAGACTAAAGATTCGGTTTGTTTCAAGCACGAATATACTGTAGCCAGCAAGCAAGCTAACATAATGCTGGAGTCTTAGAAGCAGGCTGATTCACACCATGAATTGACTATGTATCACTGTAGAAGACAACATCATGTTAAGCAAAGCAACCACCAAAATTAGCAAGAGAGATGTGAACGTCAACAATCTTTATAAATACATCTTCCTTGTTTTTGCACTCCCTTGAGCTCCCTCCAGTTCCTCCGGGAATGATGACATCTGCCACCTGTACAGTAACAACCACCTTAATTGATACCCAGACTCTGTTTTCAATGCAGGAGGCCACAGAAACACATGGAGCAGGTTACATTTTAATTGGCTGGATCCCCATGGGGAACTGTTGGAAGTGTAGGTTCCTTACAGAGAGCTTCACTTGATCACGGAACGCCAAAGTGCTTGCTTGGCTTGTCCCTTCCATCTGTTTGGATTGCGTGGAACAGGATAATCGCTCCCAAGTTCGTtcctgtctgtttgtgtgtatgtgtgtttatcAGGGATGCAAAACCTCACGGTGAGTAGTCCTATGTATTTTTAGACttgtgtaaaaatatttttctatgTTGCATTGTTTAGGGACGGTCTGCGGTTTCCTCACATTTTTCCCCGCCCCAAGTTAAGGAGACATTAGTTTACGTTGATCACTGGTCTTTAGTATTACCTCTTAATGCCTTTTGGCTGTCTGGCAACCAGGCCAGGGTGTCCCTCACTTCCTGACCGATCAGCTGAGACTCCAGGGTTCACCCTTGCATCTAATGAGTACAAGCGGTATTGCGAGATAATTGCTTGCTAGATATTTTGGTTTATTCCATCCACCATTCATATGGTAAAAATCCACAAGTGAACCACTGAAAGCAGTTCTAATGTACCTGTACTGTGTCTCAGCCAGATCAATGGCGCGAGATCATGAACAAGAAAATGCAGTTCCCGCCAGAGCTCATCGGCGCCATCCAGGAAGGGAAAATCGAGCTGGTCTGCGCTCTGCTCAAAACCGGCGATGGCATCGTCCGCCAGCTGGACGACTCTGAAGATCGCCTTTGGAGGGAggccctcaacctgtccatccGCCTGGGAAGTGACTGCGTCATGGACGCGCTCCTCCACGGGGTCAAGTTTGATTTCCGTCAGATTCACGAAGCCCTGCTCGTCGCCGTGGACACCAACCAGCCGCGAGTGGTCAAGCTCCTGCTGGACCGCCTGGATCAGGAGAAGGGAAACAAAATGGACGTGCGCTCCTTCTCTCAAGCGATCTTCGACCGCTCCATTGACAACTCGCAGTTTGCCCCCGGCGTGACCCCGCTGACCCTGGCGTGCCAGAAAGATTTGTACGACATCGTCACCATGCTCACCCAAAAGGGTCACGTCATCCCGTGGCCGCACAAGATATCCTGCGCCTGCCTGGAGTGCCGCAACGGGCGTCAGTACGACCTGCTCAAGTTCTCCCTGTCTCGCATCAACACCTACCGCGGCATCGCCAGCCGCGCCTACCTCTCCATCACTTCTGACGACGCCATGCTCAGCGCTTTCAGTCTCAGCAGAGAGCTCCGCAAACTCTCTCGTAACGAGCCGGAGTTCAAGGTCAGtgcttgtcccccccccatGGCGTTTCTTGCCTCTTAGTAGCATGATGGACAAGTGGTTAGACTATCTGCCTCGTGGGTCTGAGGCCGGCTCGAGTCCCGCTTGGATCAACATCTGTGCTCCTTTTCCCCATGCAGCCTCAGTATTTGGGCTTGGAGGAGCTTTGTCAAGAGTTTGCCGTGGAGTTGCTGGGTATGTGTCGCAACCAGAGTGAGGTGACCACCATTCTCAACAGCTGCGGAGACGAGAGCCAAGAGGCTTTGGACGAGCAGGCCTTCGAGGAGGGCATCCCAAACCTGTCAAGACTGCGCCTCGCCGTCAACTACAACCAGAAGCAGGTGACTGGAAGACGTCGTGATGAGACGGGGAAGACTCTGATATCAGTCTCGCGCGCCTTCATCATCATTTTGCCGGACGTGTTGTGTGCGTGGGTGCATTTGTGCAGTTTGTCGCCCACCCCATCTGCCAACAAGTTCTGTCTTCAATCTGGTGTGGCAACCTGGCGGGTTGGAGAGGTAGCAGGACTGCTTGGAAGCTCTTTGTCTCTGTTGGGATCTTTTTCACAATGCCCTTCCTCTGCCTCGCCTACTGGATTGCACCGAAGTCAAAGGTCAGCAAAAGTCAGCTTTCggttcaaaaactttttttgggggggggggggtctgggggcAGCCGTGGTCCTTCAAATGTTGACTCTCCGCCTCAGGTGGGAAAGATACTCAGGACGCCTGTCATCAAGTTCCTTCTTCACTCCGCCTCCTACCTGTGGTTCCTCATCACCTTACTCGGTGAATCGATCACCATGGAGCTGTATCGGGAGAAGTTTGCGGCGCGGCAACAGAACATCCTGCACAGCTCCTTCCACATGGTTTGGGTGGTCGGTGGGTGCACGATCACATCGACGTCAACGGCTCTCAAGTCGTACTTGAGCCAAGAGGTGTTTTTGTCTCTTCAGGTTTCTTTTGGTATGAGTGCAAGGAAGTGTGGATCGAGGGCCTGAGGAGTTACTTCCTGGATTGGTGGAACTGCTTGGACATGATGGTGCTCAGCATGTACTTGGCCTCCTTCGCCTTACGCGTGCTCATCATGCTCAAGGGTCATTTCCTCTGTCATGACAGTAATGGCTCGGCCGAATGCGTCTACTTCAACCAGACGGGTTGGGAAAACAAACGGGGTCGTCGCCTCATCTGGTAAAAGTGTCTCTCGCTAAATATGGTTCTTTGTGTGCGGCAGTGCGTGACGACTGGCATCAGGAGGACCCGCAGCTGATCGCGGAGGTCCTGTTCGCAGTGACGAGCATGATGAGCTTCACCAGGCTGGCCTACATTCTCCCGGCGCACGAGTCCCTCGGAACGCTCCAGATATCCATCGGCAAGATGATCGATGACATGATGAGGTGACGGCGCCCGCTCTTTGCGATGCCCTTTGCGCGAACGGATCGGTCTTCATAGTTTCGGCGTCGTCTTTGTTGCGGCTTTTAGATTCATGTTCATACTCATGATCATCGGAACGGCCTTCCTATGCGGTATCAACAATGTCTACGTCCCTTATGTCATCTCTCCACATCTTGGCAGGTGAGGAGTGTCAGCTTCACCGGGTTTGAATAATTTCTGTAGGAATAAAGATTTTTGTTGAGTTTGGTCTGAcagcagttttaaaataaatacttttaggCCAGCACGAAGTCATCCTCTTAATTCCTACAATGCTAGCTTGCCGTTTGCAGATACTGTATTGATACTGTATTGTAAgtttttcttaaattgttaattattatcatttcacGTTTGAACATTATagtattgtctttgatgttaaagttacctaaattatattctcttTGACAATTTCTGAAACATATTTATGTTGAGaccgtctgattggctgaagggaGCAGGAAGCGTTTTAGTAGCGGAAGAAGgagttgggctttttttttcttgtcagtcAAACTGTAttcaaaggattccatctctccttttgacgttcgtaaagtagagccatacactaaaaacaacaaacccctcaacttacagtaCTGAACCTACTGGGGCGTTGCACAAACAAGTTTTCACGTAGCTGGAAGATGAGTCCAGTTGTAATAACTTACAAAGTCTTACGAGAGATaatcagtgacaaaaaaattgtcatacTAATAAAATACTGACGGCAATTTCGTAATCAGATtgccaatttaattttaatcggcataaaaatgtaaattattcccCAGTGCTATTGAGCACTTGAACTGAGACAAAGATTTGCTTGTCCTGAGATTTGTTTCTCGTTGATCTTCATTTGGGTTTTTCGTTGCAGGTTTAATGAGACCTTTCACTTTCTTTTCTGGACCATGTTCGGTGTGGCCAACCAGGACTACGTGGACATGCCGCAGTTCGTACTGGCTGAATTTGTTGGACGGATTCTGTACGGCATCTTCACGCTTCTCATTGTCATCGTCTTACTCAACATGCTTATTGCAATGATCACCAACTCCTTTCAGAAAATCGAGGTTAGAGGACCCCGAATGGGAACAAACGCTCAAGAATTGCGATTGGATGGATTTCGATCCAAAAGTAGCAACGCTCTCACGTTAGCGTGCGATTTTAGGACGATGCAGATGTGGAGTGGAAGTTTGCCAGGTCCAAGCTGTATCTCAGTTACTTCAGAGAGGGACTCACCATCCCTGTCCCGTTCAACATCATCCCATCACCCAAAGCTTTCTTTTACACATTAAGGTAAGCAAAAGAACATCCTAAAAGGAAGTCTAccgtttttttcctccacctgTTTTAATCTGTTGATTTGAACTCCTTTATCAGGGGCATCTTTCAGCGTATCTGCTGTTGCATAAACTGCGATTCTGCGAAATACCCACCAATTGCTTCTTTGGTAAGATTTCAtattacaaaacaaataaaaatgagcgtgtaattttttttttccttatatgCGCTACGCACATAATTAGAACGATGCATTTGTGgtgtccaacaaaaaaaagggctcaGAGGAAAGCCAGGTTCCGTACCGCCAGCAGGTGATCAGAGCTCTGGTGCAGCGCTACATCGAGTCGGCTCGCAGGGAGTTTGAAGAGACCAAGAGGAAAGGTAACGCACGGAATTCATTGACAGTCCGGCCACTGTTTCTCACTCATTGGTTACAGCAAAGAAATACAAAGCATTCAGTCTTACGGTGCACGCTGCTCGACAGCCATACGCTTAGGTTTTGATCTTATTTACAATGCTAATCATTGAATGCGCcccctatgaaaaaaaaacaagctttttaaaatgcatttatcacTGAATAGAATCCGATTTTTCACAACCTCTTGTTAAATATGTGAGTGTTTTTCCATCTGAAATTTAGCTTTGCTGCACTTGATGTTTCCTACATgaccagcacttgacagaatatttacatttttgttcgtATACATTTTAATTGCAACCACTGGCCCACATATATGAAGGTATTTTCTCTCTTACTGATTCTGACGGAAACTCAAGATTCTCCAAATCCCTTGGGGTGTACTCattcatttactgtatgttgAGGGCATAAACATTGTCCAAGGTCTGTCAGAAATGTTCCAGGACTCGTGtcattgaaatatatatatttcaaatcccaaatacaaatgaaaacatttccccttcaaataatttttttaaagggagcTACCAAGAGAAACTCAACAAAATGAATCCCCATCCAAATGCTTTCATGTGATGCTTTCCCCATCAGATATTGGTAATCGCGTCACTGAGCTGAGCAAAGCCATCCAGAGGATGCACAATGACCTGAAAGTTGTCCACCAGCATTTGCTCGATGAGGGACACCCCGCGGGTGATCCGTCGTCCAAGGGCGGCTCGTCTTTCCTCGGCAAATACATCATCGGCGCCAAAAACAATTTCAGAGCCTTTAACAGCCAGCCGGATGAGAAAACTATGTCCCGTGATGTAACGGTGCATCACGAggcggaagaggaggatgaaatAAAAGACCAAATCAGATGTGAAGGAGTCAGACGGGCATCACTGGGGCCAGTGTGAAGAGGCGAGATCAGGGCCGGTGTCGCGCGGAGATTTAATGAAGATGGAGGAGGGTAGAGTTCAACTGGAAAAAGAGCAGCTCGACACTAATATAAGTGAAAAGCCGGAGGAGATCGCCGCGGGGCCACATTTAAAtccagaagaagaaaatgcGATACTTTCTGAGAGCCCTAAAGGAGTTCAAAAAGTCATCAACGAGGAGGCTGACGCAGAGAACATGGTTAATCCGTTTAAAGATATCGAGcgagaagaaaagaaagtggAGGCCACATGGATGAAAGGGCGACAGTTTG is a window of Hippocampus zosterae strain Florida chromosome 16, ASM2543408v3, whole genome shotgun sequence DNA encoding:
- the LOC127588296 gene encoding LOW QUALITY PROTEIN: short transient receptor potential channel 2-like (The sequence of the model RefSeq protein was modified relative to this genomic sequence to represent the inferred CDS: deleted 1 base in 1 codon) translates to MQNLTPDQWREIMNKKMQFPPELIGAIQEGKIELVCALLKTGDGIVRQLDDSEDRLWREALNLSIRLGSDCVMDALLHGVKFDFRQIHEALLVAVDTNQPRVVKLLLDRLDQEKGNKMDVRSFSQAIFDRSIDNSQFAPGVTPLTLACQKDLYDIVTMLTQKGHVIPWPHKISCACLECRNGRQYDLLKFSLSRINTYRGIASRAYLSITSDDAMLSAFSLSRELRKLSRNEPEFKPQYLGLEELCQEFAVELLGMCRNQSEVTTILNSCGDESQEALDEQAFEEGIPNLSRLRLAVNYNQKQFVAHPICQQVLSSIWCGNLAGWRGSRTAWKLFVSVGIFFTMPFLCLAYWIAPKSKVGKILRTPVIKFLLHSASYLWFLITLLGESITMELYREKFAARQQNILHSSFHMVWVVGFFWYECKEVWIEGLRSYFLDWWNCLDMMVLSMYLASFALRVLIMLKGHFLCHDSNGSAECVYFNQTVRDDWHQEDPQLIAEVLFAVTSMMSFTRLAYILPAHESLGTLQISIGKMIDDMMRFMFILMIIGTAFLCGINNVYVPYVISPHLGRFNETFHFLFWTMFGVANQDYVDMPQFVLAEFVGRILYGIFTLLIVIVLLNMLIAMITNSFQKIEDDADVEWKFARSKLYLSYFREGLTIPVPFNIIPSPKAFFYTLRGIFQRICCCINCDSAKYPPIASLGSEESQVPYRQQVIRALVQRYIESARREFEETKRKDIGNRVTELSKAIQRMHNDLKVVHQHLLDEGHPAGDPSSKGGSSFLGKYIIGAKNNFRAFNSQPDEKTMSRDVTVHHEAEEEDEIKDQSDVKESDGHHWGQCEEARSGPVSRGDLMKMEEGRVQLEKEQLDTNISEKPEEIAAGPHLNPEEENAILSESPKGVQKVINEEADAENMVNPFKDIEREEKKVEATWMKGRQFELNNRKGCDDGENPLSQTTIPSPPGSSSSGDTGFGSEDGEASIDETGGKTVVE